A region of Aquila chrysaetos chrysaetos chromosome 13, bAquChr1.4, whole genome shotgun sequence DNA encodes the following proteins:
- the YPEL5 gene encoding protein yippee-like 5 codes for MGRIFLDHIGGTRLFSCANCDTILTNRSELISTRFTGATGRAFLFNKVVNLQYSEVQDRVMLTGRHMVRDVSCKNCNSKLGWIYEFATEDSQRYKEGRVILERALVRESEGFEEHVPSDNS; via the exons ATGGGAAGAATTTTTCTGGATCATATTGGTGGCACTCGCCTGTTCTCCTGTGCAAACTGCGACACGATTCTGACCAATCGTTCTGAGCTCATCTCCACTCGTTTTACAGGGGCCACGGGAAGagcctttctttttaacaag GTGGTAAATCTGCAATACAGTGAAGTTCAGGATCGGGTCATGCTCACTGGCCGCCACATGGTTCGAGACGTGAGCTGCAAGAACTGCAACAGCAAACTGGGTTGGATCTATGAATTTGCCACTGAAGACAGCCAGCGCTACAAGGAAGGTCGTGTTATCCTGGAAAGAGCATTGGTCCGAGAGAGTGAAGGATTTGAGGAGCATGTTCCATCCGACAATTCCTGA